Proteins co-encoded in one Candidatus Poribacteria bacterium genomic window:
- the tatC gene encoding twin-arginine translocase subunit TatC has protein sequence MKANDVAMTFWEHLEELRRRIIISVIAITVFTVLSLSFSKPIERVIKFPLETSMNTLIANAIETTIGSEGSTLGFFALTLRAGNSNIDATLMKVGPLEGIMAYLKLGITTGILLALPIIIYHIWAFVFPALNREEQRFAIPLFLIIVIFFILGATFAYFIVTPVVLQFSAQLLPELPNIWDLEKYINFVTRLILGFGIAFELPIVMAFLSYIGVIDARGFREKQSYALLGICVMSALLTPADPGSMLLMAIPLFVLYQLGIFFAYLVEREAEI, from the coding sequence ATGAAAGCTAACGATGTTGCAATGACCTTCTGGGAGCATCTTGAGGAACTCCGAAGGCGAATTATCATCTCTGTTATTGCGATAACCGTCTTTACGGTGTTGAGTTTATCCTTCAGTAAACCAATTGAGCGGGTAATTAAGTTTCCTTTAGAAACTTCCATGAACACCTTGATCGCGAATGCTATTGAGACCACAATCGGTTCTGAAGGTTCAACACTCGGGTTTTTCGCACTCACCTTGCGAGCAGGAAATTCCAACATCGATGCCACACTCATGAAAGTCGGTCCCTTGGAAGGTATCATGGCATACCTGAAACTGGGAATAACCACGGGGATTTTGCTGGCACTGCCGATAATTATCTACCATATCTGGGCATTTGTCTTCCCAGCGTTGAATCGAGAAGAACAGCGTTTCGCTATTCCTCTCTTTTTAATCATTGTTATATTTTTCATTCTCGGTGCGACTTTTGCCTACTTTATTGTTACACCTGTAGTCCTACAATTCTCCGCACAACTACTTCCAGAGTTACCCAACATCTGGGATCTGGAAAAATATATTAACTTCGTAACACGTCTAATTTTAGGATTCGGTATCGCTTTCGAGTTACCCATAGTAATGGCGTTTTTGTCCTATATCGGCGTGATTGACGCACGGGGCTTTCGCGAAAAGCAGAGTTATGCGCTGTTGGGCATTTGTGTCATGTCTGCACTGTTGACCCCCGCAGACCCTGGTTCAATGCTACTCATGGCAATACCGCTCTTTGTTTTATATCAACTCGGTATCTTCTTCGCCTATCTCGTCGAAAGGGAGGCAGAAATATAA
- a CDS encoding TatA/E family twin arginine-targeting protein translocase has translation MGIGGMEIFVILVVALIIFGPKKLPEMGRSLGKAIREFKSAGTELQDELTKAANEIDKDTDPNIKPPKSS, from the coding sequence ATGGGAATAGGCGGAATGGAGATCTTTGTCATCCTTGTGGTAGCCCTTATCATTTTCGGACCGAAGAAACTCCCCGAAATGGGACGCTCCCTCGGAAAAGCCATCAGGGAATTTAAGAGTGCCGGAACAGAACTCCAAGACGAGCTGACGAAAGCAGCAAATGAAATCGACAAGGACACCGACCCAAACATCAAACCTCCAAAATCGTCCTAA